One Xyrauchen texanus isolate HMW12.3.18 chromosome 44, RBS_HiC_50CHRs, whole genome shotgun sequence DNA segment encodes these proteins:
- the LOC127636381 gene encoding endonuclease domain-containing 1 protein-like has product MHLSIILMALAFTVLFTVHWVTATVVEDFNHVERCKDSLYMGTPPRGFTDPKLKKICQRYADKPRYVSLYDPKNRIPVYSAYTFKKTEGDRRVDYPWMYEPQLAELDGNGNMLPFPTGYLHMKFEDSQAVLEDYANVVQYERGHLNPDQHQSDPHDRAATYALTNVVPEVREFNIGPWRQYEERIRVRLNNYCRGTAYIITGITTTGNMIRRNNQNRVGIPDEVWSAYCCTDYDRNAPHTERIYFPTQAALAKNAKDGNAVHELILMDLEEYLKKRIDVDQNFQLFYDNCKSPSPLPPNLYHTI; this is encoded by the exons ATGCATCTTTCCATCATCCTTATGGCTCTTGCCTTCACAGTGTTGTTTACTGTACACTGGGTCACAGCAACCGTGGTTGAAGATTTCAACCATGTTGAGAGATGCAAGGATTCGCTGTATATGGGCACCCCACCACGGGGTTTCACTGATCCCAAGCTCAAAAAAATTTGCCAGCGCTACGCTGACAAACCACGATATGTGAGCCTGTACGACCCTAAAAACCGCATCCCAGTGTACTCTGCATACACCTTCAAGAAAACAGAGGGCGATCGACGTGTGGACTACCCCTGGATGTATGAGCCTCAG CTTGCAGAACTGGATGGAAATGGGAACATGTTGCCTTTCCCTACCGGCTACCTGCATATGAAGTTTGAGGATAGCCAGGCCGTTTTGGAAGACTACGCTAATGTAGTACAGTATGAGAGAGGCCATCTGAACCCAGACCAGCACCAGTCTGACCCCCATGACCGAGCAGCCACCTACGCACTCACCAATGTTGTGCCAGAGGTGCGGGAGTTCAACATTGGACCATGGCGCCAATATGAAGAGCGCATCCGTGTACGGCTCAACAACTACTGCCGGGGCACTGCCTACATTATTACTGGGATTACCACTACTGGAAATATGATCCGACGTAACAACCAGAATAGAGTTGGCATCCCTGACGAAGTATGGTCTGCCTACTGCTGCACTGACTATGATCGGAATGCACCGCACACCGAACGCATCTACTTCCCAACTCAAGCAGCCCTCGCCAAGAATGCAAAGGATGGGAACGCTGTTCATGAGCTCATATTGATGGACCTGGAGGAGTACCTGAAGAAAAGAATTGATGTAGATCAGAACTTCCAACTGTTCTATGATAACTGCAAATCTCCTTCACCTCTTCCTCCCAACCTTTATCACACCATATGA
- the zgc:172339 gene encoding endonuclease domain-containing 1 protein, whose translation MGSRTILQLVAYFLLVTVRSEVQKEISLECREFLYMGTAPRGLENRSLKNICQRYNGKARYITLYDTVGHIPVYSAYTFKRSDGSKKVDVPWMFEPQLSKDSDSGEMQQFPQDYLPGSFSDSQAVLEDYSNIVDFERGQLNPDEHQAHPDDKAATYTLTNVVPQVRDFNIGHWKWHEHIIRRRLNNYCRGTAYIVTGVTTSGRMIRRHNINRVAIPTYLWSAYCCIDYDRNAPFEERSKFPAFASHGLNEKEGSEVLEISVGQLEDFLKRNTFVDKKFQIFFDNCKPNDGIMSG comes from the exons ATGGGCTCCCGAACTATTTTACAGCTGGTCGCCTACTTTCTCTTGGTGACTGTGCGCTCGGAAGTACAGAAAGAGATTTCACTCGAATGCCGTGAATTTCTGTATATGGGCACCGCCCCACGGGGTCTGGAGAACCGGTCTCTTAAAAATATATGTCAGCGTTATAATGGTAAGGCCCGGTATATAACTCTGTATGATACAGTGGGCCACATCCCGGTGTATTCTGCGTACACTTTCAAGCGCTCAGACGGCTCCAAGAAGGTTGATGTTCCTTGGATGTTCGAGCCTCAG CTCTCCAAAGATTCAGACTCGGGTGAGATGCAACAGTTCCCTCAGGATTATCTCCCTGGCAGCTTTTCAGACTCCCAAGCTGTGTTGGAAGACTACTCAAACATTGTCGATTTTGAGCGAGGCCAGTTAAACCCTGATGAGCACCAGGCTCACCCCGACGACAAGGCAGCCACCTACACTCTGACCAATGTAGTCCCACAGGTACGCGATTTCAACATCGGTCATTGGAAATGGCATGAGCACATCATCCGTCGTCGACTCAACAATTACTGCCGTGGCACGGCATACATAGTAACAGGTGTCACCACCTCGGGTAGGATGATCCGAAGACACAACATCAACAGAGTTGCCATCCCTACCTACTTGTGGTCAGCATACTGCTGTATAGATTACGATCGCAATGCCCCGTTTGAAGAACGATCTAAATTCCCAGCTTTTGCATCCCATGGGCTCAATGAGAAAGAAGGATCGGAGGTCTTGGAGATTTCCGTGGGGCAActggaagattttttgaagagGAACACCTTTGTAGACAAAAAGTTTCAGATTTTCTTTGACAACTGTAAACCTAATGATGGCATCATGTCAGGGTAA